One part of the Candida albicans SC5314 chromosome R, complete sequence genome encodes these proteins:
- the TAR1 gene encoding Tar1p (Ortholog of S. cerevisiae Tar1p; Transcript Antisense to Ribosomal RNA; encoded within the 25S rRNA gene on the opposite strand; induced by Tbf1), with translation MQNTKSDLKPFPFNNFTYFFTLFSKFFSSFHHCTCSLSVSRQYLALDGIYHPLRAAFPNNSTRRRNFTQTRVISSHGILTLCDVSFQGT, from the coding sequence ATGCAAAATACCAAGTCTGATCTCAAGCCCTTCcctttcaacaatttcacgTACTTTTTCACTCTCTTTTCAAAGTTCTTTTCATCTTTCCATCACTGTACTTGTTCGCTATCGGTCTCTCGCCAATATTTAGCTTTAGATGGAATTTACCACCCACTTAGAGCTGCATTCCCAAACAACTCGACTCGTCGAAGGAACTTTACACAGACCCGGGTCATCTCATCGCACGGGATTCTCACCCTCTGTGACGTCCTGTTCCAAGGAACATAG
- a CDS encoding uncharacterized protein (Protein of unknown function; Spider biofilm induced): MVTRRIFQVAQFKTASRHWLPVNSRAYFSSRQRAVNFNNISEGGLIANDDVFSSPVSATAAAEETETFEPTVHSSDDVITAGPVNRA, encoded by the coding sequence ATGGTCACTAGAAGAATTTTCCAAGTTGCTCAATTCAAAACTGCTTCAAGACATTGGCTTCCGGTAAACTCCAGAgcatatttttcatcaagACAAAGAGCTGTCAATTTTAACAATATAAGTGAAGGTGGTTTAATTGCTAACGACGATGTATTCTCGAGTCCAGTTTCTGCAACTGCCGCTGCTGAAGAAACTGAAACATTTGAACCAACTGTACACTCTTCAGATGATGTCATCACTGCTGGTCCAGTCAACAGAGCTTAG
- the NIT2 gene encoding putative hydrolase (Putative carbon-nitrogen hydrolase; rat catheter biofilm repressed): MSSLKIAVGQLCSSSNLSQNLRVVKKLLQKAQLEKARLLFLPEATDYISRNANHSIELSQEVQSNFLSPLLDYVKSLNGSTYLSIGIHLPGKKRVRNVHVLIDPKGAIVSEYQKVHLFDVDVPNGPILKESNSVEPGNKIEDPIPIDDFKLGLGICYDIRFPELALRLRRLGSDIITFPSAFTTRTGEAHWELLSKARAIDSQCFVINAAQCGQHQVGTDPNDLSKVIKRISYGDSIIVDPWGEVLARGEKYTDELKHDDDGDYYELIQAELKLDDSESIRKNMPLLDHRRPDVFGYEI; encoded by the coding sequence ATGCTGTCTTTGAAAATTGCAGTGGGTCAGCTTTGCTCATCATCCAATCTTTCCCAGAATCTTCGTGTTgtgaagaaattgttacAAAAAGCTCAATTAGAAAAAGCTCGTCTACTTTTTCTACCAGAAGCAACCGACTATATTTCTAGAAATGCCAACCATTCAATTGAGTTATCCCAAGAGGTTCAAAGCAATTTCTTATCTCCATTGTTGGATTATGTCAAGTCTTTAAATGGGTCGACCTACTTATCAATTGGAATACATTTGCCAGGGAAAAAGAGAGTTCGAAATGTACATGTTTTGATTGACCCCAAAGGTGCCATAGTTTCCGAATACCAAAAAGTGCATCTATTTGACGTTGACGTGCCAAATGGACCAATATTGAAAGAGCTGAATTCTGTTGAGCCAGGAAACAAGATTGAGGATCCCATCCCCATCGATGATTTTAAACTAGGGTTGGGTATTTGCTACGACATTAGATTCCCTGAATTGGCTTTGAGGCTCAGGAGATTGGGGAGTGATATCATTACATTTCCTAGTGCATTTACAACTCGTACAGGGGAAGCCCATTGGGAGTTGTTATCCAAAGCTAGAGCCATCGACTCTCAATGCTTTGTCATTAATGCAGCTCAATGTGGACAACACCAGGTTGGAACAGACCctaatgatttatcaaaagtaataaaaagaataagTTATGGTGATTCCATAATCGTCGACCCATGGGGTGAAGTTTTAGCACGAGGGGAAAAGTACACTGACGAGTTGAAACATGACGACGATGGTGACTATTATGAATTGATCCAAGCAGAATTGAAACTAGATGATTCAGAATCAATCAGAAAAAACATGCCATTATTAGATCATCGAAGGCCAGACGTTTTTGGGTACGAGATATAG
- the PDK2 gene encoding protein kinase (Putative pyruvate dehydrogenase kinase; mutation confers hypersensitivity to amphotericin B) has translation MGTAWELTQALKDQIFKYASFNQTPVSLRQMVQFGPVPSPGSIFLASRFIVEELPIRLAKKVKDLENAPLGLNEMPSTIQVKNWYAQSFQELTELHKPKISDELAKLLSKGASKHSLPEDSINEKPHTKQEIHRIPDSLEDNPAINNIFSDDGIVVRHHHHHHSISRARPRLNDNTQTRVESPTYGMSYFNPCPGNIVWPKEVYDYNKLVRETLEIIKKRHDATVATMAQGVQEWKNKNQTVMVNSQIQTFLDRFYMSRIGIRMLIGQHIALNMAQNSPTKQRLSSLINGSQGTTKKPRSNYVGVICTDCNVGEIAEDAIETAKYICEEYYGLFEAPEIQLIAPQQDINFMYVPGHLIHMLFETLKNSLRATIEFHTPKLKQKLIDEDPNLKFDEIDINDLKFPPIKVIISEGTEDIAIKISDEGGGIPRSSLPLIWTYLYTTVNETPKLEPEYDQTSFKAPMAGFGYGLPISRLYAQYFGGDLKLISMEGYGTDVYLHLNRLSSSNEPLP, from the coding sequence ATGGGTACAGCTTGGGAATTAACACAGGCTCTCAAAGatcaaatattcaaatatgCTTCCTTCAATCAAACCCCGGTGTCGTTGAGACAGATGGTCCAATTTGGTCCTGTTCCTTCCCCAGGTTCAATTTTCTTAGCATCAAGatttattgttgaagaattacCAATCCGATTAGCTAAAAAAGTGAAAGATTTGGAGAATGCACCATTAGGATTGAATGAAATGCCATCCACAATTCAGGTGAAAAATTGGTACGCCCAATCCTTTCAAGAATTAACAGAATTACATAAACCGAAAATTAGCGACGAGTTGGCAAAGCTCTTGTCTAAAGGTGCCAGCAAACATTCTCTACCAGAGGATTCGATAAATGAAAAACCTCATACCAAGCAAGAGATTCATCGTATACCCGACCTGCTAGAAGATAACCCAGccatcaataatatttttagCGACGATGGGATCGTTGTTCGAcatcaccaccatcaccattCCATTTCCAGAGCAAGACCCCGTTTAAATGACAATACCCAAACAAGAGTTGAATCACCTACATATGGTATGTCGTACTTTAACCCATGTCCGGGGAACATTGTGTGGCCAAAAGAAGTCTATGACTACAACAAATTGGTTCGTGAAACATTGGAAATAATCAAGAAAAGACACGATGCTACAGTGGCAACTATGGCACAAGGGGTTCAAGAatggaaaaataaaaatcaaactgTGATGGTCAATTCCCAAATTCAGACATTTTTAGATCGTTTCTATATGTCGAGAATTGGTATAAGAATGTTGATTGGTCAACATATTGCTTTGAATATGGCTCAGAATTCACCAACAAAACAGAGATTAAGCTCATTGATTAATGGTTCTCAAGGAACCACCAAAAAGCCACGTTCAAATTATGTTGGTGTCATTTGTACTGATTGTAATGTCGGGGAGATTGCTGAAGATGCTATTGAAACTGCCAAATACATTTGCGAAGAATATTATGGGTTATTCGAAGCCCCAGAAATACAGTTGATTGCACCTCAACAAGATATAAATTTCATGTATGTTCCTGGACACTTGATTCATATGCTTTTTGaaactttgaaaaactCATTGAGAGCAACTATCGAGTTCCATACACCAAAGTTGAAACAAAAGTTGATAGATGAAGatccaaatttgaaattcgACGAGATTGATataaatgatttgaaatttccTCCTATAAAAGTAATTATTCTGGAAGGTACAGAAGACATTGCCATAAAAATTTCCGACGAGGGAGGCGGTATACCTAGGTCATCATTACCATTGATTTGGACGTACTTGTACACAACCGTGAATGAAACTCCAAAATTAGAGCCTGAATATGATCAAACTTCATTTAAAGCACCAATGGCTGGTTTTGGTTACGGTTTACCAATCAGTAGATTATATGCACAATACTTTGGTGGTGatttgaagttgatttCCATGGAAGGCTACGGAACTGATGTTTACTTGCATTTGAACAGATTAAGCAGTTCTAATGAACCGCTTCCATGA
- the PEX13 gene encoding peroxin (Protein required for peroxisomal protein import mediated by PTS1 and PTS2 targeting sequences; transcript induced in an RHE model of oral candidiasis; Hap43-repressed gene), with translation MSSSQPRTKPWEVSQGKSAASTTEPLTSNIPPSSLSNSSTTATAQGQPQSQIQPPSVPELPTSLSSDLNTMAESSPYGGYGNSSMNRYGTTGGYGSSMYGGGYGSSMYGNSMYGGGYGSSMYGGGYGGYGSGYGGYGSYGSGMYGGGMYGNNPSMMGQGGLGEGTQATFQLIESIIGAVGGFAQMLEATYMATHSSFFTMVNLAEQFGNLKNALGSILGIFALIKFVKKIFYKITGRVYNYGINASEFTKFEKNQKKLEENLRRNQSGQKPRISLKPLVLFLVAAVGFPYLLSKAIKLIEEKNQRPPPVPSKIQFARALYEFNPQNPQVEAPLEPKEIVAILDSRDNWLRIRKRSGTMGWVPSNYVEVIDT, from the coding sequence aTGTCTTCATCACAGCCTAGAACTAAACCTTGGGAAGTATCGCAAGGAAAATCAGCAGCATCAACAACTGAACCACTAACGAGTAATATACCGccatcttcattatcaaactCCTCAACAACTGCCACAGCTCAAGGACAACCACAACTGCAAATACAGCCACCGTCTGTGCCAGAACTTCCTACCTCGCTTTCATCAGATTTGAACACCATGGCAGAATCTTCGCCGTATGGGGGTTATGGAAATTCGTCAATGAATCGATACGGCACCACTGGTGGCTATGGATCAAGCATGTATGGTGGTGGATATGGATCCAGCATGTATGGTAACTCGATGTATGGCGGTGGATATGGATCCAGTATGTATGGAGGTGGGTACGGAGGTTATGGGAGTGGATATGGTGGATATGGGAGCTATGGAAGTGGAATGTACGGTGGTGGAATGTATGGTAACAACCCTTCGATGATGGGACAAGGAGGACTAGGAGAAGGTACCCAGGCTacatttcaattgatagaGAGTATAATAGGGGCAGTTGGGGGATTTGCTCAAATGTTAGAAGCCACATATATGGCCACACACTCGTCATTTTTCACAATGGTCAACTTGGCAGAGCAATTTGGCAATTTGAAGAACGCGTTGGGATCAATATTAGGTATATTTGCCTTGATAAAGTTTGTTAAAAAGATATTCTACAAAATAACTGGTCGAGTTTATAACTATGGCATCAACGCTTCAGAATTTACcaagtttgaaaaaaatcaaaagaaattagaagaaaacttaagaagaaatcaatcaGGCCAGAAACCAAGAATTTCATTAAAGCCATTGGTGCTTTTCTTGGTGGCTGCTGTAGGATTCCCATATTTATTATCCAAGGCAATCAAACTcattgaagaaaagaatCAACGCCCACCACCTGTTCCTAGCAAAATTCAGTTTGCGAGAGCCTTGTATGAGTTCAACCCACAAAACCCACAAGTTGAAGCACCATTGGAACCTAAAGAAATTGTAGCTATATTGGACAGCAGGGATAACTGGTTGagaattagaaaaagaagcGGAACAATGGGATGGGTTCCTCTGAATTATGTAGAAGTCATTGATACTTAG
- a CDS encoding uncharacterized protein (Protein of unknown function; rat catheter and Spider biofilm induced), with product MLRPVVQSSPLIVYRSYSIVQAAKNALNKVNLKLGKVAAKDIEYVESAATEMNKAAHKTADSAAYLNKKTGEILAEGIDMAQVAKHRADAISKVRKNKLGYKNLQDKGSKVESEQCRPDDGL from the coding sequence ATGTTACGACCCGTCGTTCAATCCTCCCCACTAATAGTTTATCGTTCCTACTCGATCGTTCAGGCTGCAAAAAACGCTTTGAATAAAGTAAATCTCAAGTTGGGAAAGGTTGCAGCTAAAGATATCGAATACGTTGAAAGTGCAGCTACTGAGATGAATAAAGCTGCTCACAAAACAGCAGATTCCGCAGCCTATTTGAATAAGAAAACGGGAGAAATACTTGCTGAAGGTATCGACATGGCCCAGGTGGCCAAACATCGTGCTGATGCAATATCAAAAGTTCGTAAGAACAAACTTGGCTACAAGAACTTACAGGACAAGGGCTCCAAGGTTGAAAGTGAGCAATGCAGACCAGATGATGGCTTGTAA
- the ASR2 gene encoding Asr2p (Adenylyl cyclase and stress responsive protein; induced in cyr1 or ras1 mutant; stationary phase enriched protein; Spider biofilm induced), giving the protein MLRQSLFRARVAFPLRTFTTTRNNRGIIKESAKVLFGKKGEESVEQGENKVKATLDDVNIKTGKVLADGIQKTQDTVDDVGIGAEDIKKGAEAINQKTGKVLADGIQKAQDAVEDVDVSAESIKKGAEAVNQKTGKILSDGIQKAQEVVDDVDISAEDIKKGAEKVNQKTGEVLSDGIKKAQDVAEDVDAGAKDIKKGAEAANKKAGKVLADGIQDAEDLSERVQARHEVKENTKGYANLEDKGRKVPVEQNRPEDLM; this is encoded by the coding sequence ATGTTGCGTCAAAGTTTATTCAGAGCAAGAGTTGCATTTCCTTTAAGAACATTTACAACAACTAGAAATAACCGAGGCATCATCAAAGAATCCGCCAAAGTTCTTTTTGGAAAGAAAGGTGAAGAAAGTGTTGAGCAAGGAGAAAACAAAGTTAAAGCCACACTCGATGATGTGAACATAAAGACTGGGAAAGTCTTGGCTGACGGTATCCAGAAAACACAAGACACAGTTGACGATGTGGGTATAGGAGCTGAAGATATTAAGAAAGGCGCCGAGGCAATTAACCAGAAAACAGGAAAGGTTTTAGCTGACGGTATTCAAAAAGCCCAAGACGCAGTTGAAGATGTGGATGTTAGTGCTGAAAGCATCAAGAAAGGTGCTGAAGCAGTCAACCAGAAAACAGGAAAAATCTTATCAGATGGTATCCAGAAGGCTCAAGAAGTAGTTGATGATGTGGATATCAGTGCTGAAGATATTAAAAAAGGGGCTGAGAAAGTCAACCAAAAGACAGGTGAAGTTTTATCTGATGGTATCAAAAAAGCTCAAGACGTAGCTGAGGATGTTGATGCTGGTGCGAAAGACATCAAGAAAGGAGCTGAAGCAGCTAACAAAAAAGCAGGAAAAGTCTTAGCAGATGGTATTCAAGATGCTGAAGATCTTAGTGAACGTGTACAAGCAAGACATGAAGTTAAAGAAAACACCAAAGGCTACGCTAATTTAGAAGACAAAGGAAGAAAAGTTCCAGTTGAACAGAATAGACCAGAAGATTTGATGTAG
- a CDS encoding cleavage polyadenylation factor subunit (Ortholog(s) have role in mRNA polyadenylation, pre-mRNA cleavage required for polyadenylation, snoRNA 3'-end processing, termination of RNA polymerase II transcription and exosome-dependent, more), with amino-acid sequence MPPPLNSNILYVGNIPYDWDESTVESVVCGSGNIVDVRLGFDHVGKNKGFCFVEYKTVQDAQRALPLLQQVVIYQNGRNKKLRVELSKEGYKAQKIKPDTRTIMQLNRSRLPANVRLPNEMIANIPYVSQVPVLPSSGFRSGNMPFPIPQMPLPPPAPPIVVGGPIQQIPSRLLQASKFLPFAPNFKLETANNINVLLSKIPPPQFIELLSQMKSLSQTDPTMVRNFFQSQPEISLSVAQALLLMGFIDNGVIEESSKSISSTPQVQTVQPGIQSTFYMGGQIGGYNNNMYINNGQNFQPQQQQQAIPGSNWPYLPPHVQQKLVNMPPDQAHLAAQILSLPPDSLQQLPPHERQIVDALRAQYLS; translated from the coding sequence ATGCCCCCTCCTTTAAACTCTAATATCCTCTACGTGGGCAATATACCTTATGATTGGGACGAGAGTACAGTTGAGTCTGTTGTTTGTGGATCAGGAAATATTGTAGATGTTCGATTAGGTTTCGACCATGTTGGAAAAAACAAAGGTTTCTGTTTTGTCGAATACAAAACAGTACAAGATGCACAAAGGGCTCTACCACTATTACAGCAAGTTGTGATATATCAAAATGGACGAAACAAGAAGCTAAGGGTAGAGTTGTCGAAAGAAGGATACAAGGcccaaaaaataaaacccGATACAAGAACAATTATGCAACTAAACCGTTCTAGATTGCCAGCCAATGTGAGGTTGCCTAACGAGATGATAGCAAATATCCCCTACGTAAGTCAAGTTCCAGTCTTGCCGTCCAGCGGATTCAGAAGCGGCAATATGCCATTCCCAATTCCACAGAtgccactaccaccaccgGCTCCCCCTATAGTTGTTGGTGGtccaattcaacaaatccCATCAAGGCTTTTACAGGCATCGAAGTTTTTACCATTTGCACCAAATTTTAAACTAGAAACTGCAAATAACATAAATGTATTGCTAAGTAAAATCCCTCCTCCACAGTTCATTGAGTTACTTTCTCAAATGAAATCTTTGCTGCAAACGGACCCGACAATGGTtcgtaatttttttcaaagcCAACCAGAAATATCCTTGAGTGTTGCTCAAGCATTACTATTAATGGGGTTCATAGATAATGGTGTTATTGAAGAGTCTCTGAAATCTATATCATCTACACCTCAGGTTCAAACCGTACAACCAGGAATTCAATCCACATTTTACATGGGCGGTCAAATAGGAGGATACAATAACAATATGTACATAAATAATGGCCAAAATTTTCAACcgcagcagcaacaacaagctATACCTGGCTCCAACTGGCCATATTTACCACCTCATGTTCAACAGAAGCTTGTCAATATGCCACCAGATCAAGCACATTTGGCTGCACAAATATTGTCGTTGCCACCGGATAGTTTACAGCAATTACCGCCACATGAAAGACAGATAGTCGACGCATTACGAGCCCAGTATTTGTCATGA
- the RPN7 gene encoding proteasome regulatory particle lid subunit (Subunit of the proteasome regulatory particle; regulated by Gcn2p and Gcn4p; protein present in exponential and stationary growth phase yeast cultures) — protein MEIESDIPKIPDFQLSEKQFLLQHTDLEEKDRQHIIEEILQAIKKDHLAPYYHYLHTEISDFPYDESLYRELASENEKVIEELKSKIKEAEDEEDTELDVASTTTKLAEYYTKIIDRKNATETFKKVLELTPNTGSKIDHLLTLTRIDFFFNDLPSVQKHLEQIGQLSEKGGDWERRNRFKAYNGIYMLATRNFAEAAKLLIDSLATFTSTELCSYEAIAHCAIVAGVLSLERVDLKNKIIDSPEILSIASTTPNLEPLLNLTNSLYTCEYNCFFQYLLESYEKLLLPNKYLYKHANFFLREMRCKAYNQLLESYKSLSLKSMATNFNISEEFLDQDLCKFIPNKKLNCTIDKVNGIIETNRPDNKNNQYHALIKQGDNLLTKLQKYGAAVKLSGAERVA, from the coding sequence ATGGAAATTGAATCAGATATCCCAAAGATCCCCgattttcaattatcaGAGAAGCAATTTTTATTGCAACACACTGACTTGGAAGAGAAGGACCGTCAACACATTATAGAGGAAATCCTCCAAGCAATCAAAAAAGATCACCTTGCTCcatattatcattatttacATACCGAAATCTCCGACTTCCCTTACGACGAGAGTTTATATCGTGAATTAGCTTCTGAAAACGAAAAGGtgattgaagaattgaaactgAAAATCAAGGAGGCTGAAGATGAGGAAGACACAGAGTTGGACGTggcatcaacaacaacaaaattagCAGAATACTACACTAAAATTATCGATAGAAAAAATGCTACAGAGACATTTAAGAAAGTGTTAGAATTGACTCCAAATACTGGTAGCAAAATTGATCATTTGTTGACACTAACAAGAATagattttttcttcaacgATTTGCCACTGGTTCAAAAGCATTTGGAACAAATTGGCCAATTAAGTGAGAAGGGAGGTGATTGGGAACGTCGTAACCGTTTCAAAGCTTACAATGGCATTTATATGTTGGCAACAAGAAACTTTGCTGAAGCGGCAAAGTTGTTAATTGATTCTTTGGCTACATTTACATCTACCGAACTCTGTTCTTATGAAGCAATTGCTCACTGTGCTATCGTTGCCGGTGTTTTGTCTTTAGAAAGggttgatttgaaaaacaaaataattgattctCCCGAGATTTTGTCCATCGCATCCACAACACCTAATTTAGAACcgttgttgaatttgacAAATTCTTTATATACTTGCGAGTACAATTGCTTTTTCCAGTATCTTTTGGAATCGTATgaaaagttgttgttgccaAATAAATACTTGTACAAACATGCTAACTTTTTCCTTAGAGAAATGAGATGCAAAGCTTATAACCAATTGTTGGAAAGttataaatcattatccTTGAAATCTATGGCAACTAATTTCAACATAAGTGAAGAGTTTTTGGATCAAGATTTGTGCAAATTCATCCCTAACAAAAAGTTAAATTGTACGATTGATAAGGTGAATGGGataattgaaacaaatagACCGGATAACAAGAACAACCAATATCATGCCTTGATTAAACAAGGGGATAACTTGTTAAccaaattacaaaaatacGGTGCAGCAGTCAAGTTGAGTGGGGCAGAAAGAGTTGCTTAA
- a CDS encoding uncharacterized protein (Protein with predicted oxidoreductase and dehydrogenase domains; Hap43-repressed; Spider biofilm induced), translating to MSVKEDIPAVFLEKVSPRGLEAIQKTKDFVNDYCLPADQIYFEQLSDIPSERWKSVPPVIETLKKKAKELGLWNMFLSKHYKEGPQYTNLEYGLMARYLGRSYTAPEATNTAAPDTGNMELFAKYGTTYQKDRYLKPLLNGEIRSAFLMTEKGVSSSNALNISTSAVKNSNGNYVLNGVKWFASGAGDPRCSVWLVMCKTDNNKQNPYQNHTVLIIDAKKALATGKAKLIRPLQVIGFDDAPHGHCEIQFQDYEVPADEMPNVVMAGVGRGFELIQSRLGPGRIHHCMRAIGAGEFALLRIAHRANHRLIFGKPMNQREGFLSRYGQSKIDIERCLLLVLNAAHKIDISNAKEAQKEIAMAKIETPRTISDILDWGIQVYGAEGMSQDTELARMYAHNRTLRIADGPDEAHLAQLARNEAKKFAKVDDFFANMETQRSKL from the coding sequence ATGTCAGTTAAAGAAGACATTCCTGCTGTTTTCCTTGAAAAGGTTTCTCCTCGTGGTCTCGAAGCCATCCAGAAAACCAAAGATTTCGTTAACGATTATTGTCTTCCAGCcgatcaaatttattttgaacAACTTTCAGACATCCCATCAGAAAGATGGAAGAGTGTTCCTCCTGTCATTGAGacattgaagaagaaagcCAAGGAACTTGGTTTATGGAACATGTTTTTGTCAAAGCATTATAAGGAAGGTCCACAATATACAAACTTAGAGTATGGATTGATGGCCAGATACTTGGGTCGTTCATACACAGCACCAGAGGCTACCAACACAGCTGCTCCAGATACCGGTAATATGGAATTGTTTGCCAAATATGGAACCACTTATCAGAAAGATAGATACTTGAAACCCTTGTTAAATGGGGAAATTAGATCAGCATTCTTGATGACAGAAAAAGGTGTTTCATCATCTAATGCTCTCAATATTTCTACAAGTGCTGTCAAGAATTCGAATGGAAATTACGTGCTCAATGGTGTCAAATGGTTTGCTTCAGGTGCAGGAGATCCAAGATGTTCCGTCTGGTTGGTGATGTGCAAGAcagacaacaacaagcaaAATCCATATCAAAACCACACAGTTTTGATCATCGATGCCAAAAAGGCTTTGGCTACTGGAAAAGCCAAATTGATCAGACCATTGCAGGTCATTGGTTTTGATGATGCTCCTCATGGACATTGTGagattcaatttcaagatTACGAAGTTCCTGCCGATGAAATGCCTAATGTTGTTATGGCTGGTGTTGGTAGAGGATTTGAGTTGATTCAATCCAGATTGGGTCCAGGTAGAATCCACCATTGTATGAGAGCTATTGGTGCTGGTGAATTTGCATTATTGAGAATTGCTCACAGAGCAAATCACAGATTGATTTTTGGTAAACCTATGAACCAGAGGGAAGGATTCTTATCCAGATACGGACAAAGCAAAATCGACATTGAAAGatgtttattgttggtgttgaatGCTGCTCacaaaattgatatttcCAATGCCAAAGAAGCACAAAAGGAAATTGCTATGGCTAAGATTGAGACCCCGAGAACTATCTCTGATATTCTCGATTGGGGTATTCAAGTTTATGGTGCTGAGGGTATGTCACAAGATACCGAGTTGGCCAGAATGTATGCTCATAACAGAACATTGAGAATAGCTGATGGACCTGATGAAGCTCATTTGGCCCAATTGGCTAGAAATGAAGCTAAAAAGTTTGCAAAAGTTGACGACTTTTTCGCCAACATGGAAACTCAACGTAGCAAATTATAA
- a CDS encoding uncharacterized protein (Ortholog(s) have RNA cap binding, chromatin binding, mRNA binding activity and role in deadenylation-dependent decapping of nuclear-transcribed mRNA) → MSSVSSQSEQSRASDPLFQNVEDLYLESYAFTTAAAIVGSVDRKIFVLLKDGRNLFGILRTFDQFANLVLQDTLERIYLGEEGEAPTRFSETYRGVFMVRGENVVMLGEMDIDTEDDHLEKLEQVPFEVAQRELKEQQAKKIREQKVKTKQLLQKGLINDFHITDLY, encoded by the coding sequence ATGTCAAGTGTATCATCCCAATCAGAACAGTCTCGAGCATCAGATCCATTATTCCAAAATGTGGAGGATTTGTATTTGGAAAGTTATGCATTTACCACAGCAGCTGCGATAGTTGGTTCAGTGGATAGAAAgatatttgttttattgaaaGACGGTAGGAATCTTTTTGGTATATTAAGAacatttgatcaatttgcCAATCTTGTATTACAAGACACTTTGGAAAGAATATATTTGGGAGAGGAAGGTGAGGCCCCTACCCGTTTTTCTGAGACTTATCGTGGTGTGTTTATGGTGAGAGGTGAGAACGTTGTTATGTTAGGAGAAATGGATATTGATACAGAAGACGACCATTTAGAGAAATTAGAGCAAGTGCCATTTGAGGTGGCGCAACGTGAGTTGAAAGAACAACAAGCAAAAAAGATCAGAGAACAAAAAGTAAAGACAAAGCAGTTATTACAAAAAGGTttgattaatgattttCATATAACAGATTTGTATTAA